The sequence below is a genomic window from Sphingomonas crusticola.
ACGGCGAAAGCCGCTCGCAGAAAGCCGCCGCTGTTCAACTTTTCCAGCGCGGCGCCATCCAGCTGGCTCAGGCGAACCTCATCGATCGTGAAGCGATCCGGAATATCATATTGGCGACCTTCGGCGAGCTTCACCTCCAGCGTGACCGGACGCAGCAAGCCATGGTCTTCGAATGCGGCGAACATTGGCCCGGACAGCTCGACGCCCTGATGCAACACCCGCAGCACGCCGGCGATATGGTTGAGATAGGGGGCGTTGCCGCCGTGCGGCAGGAACAGCGCGTGGCCGCTTTCGCTGCCGACGCGAGGATCGTCGAGATCGGCGTGGATCAACGCGTCGGCCGGTTCGTCCCCGTGCTCTGAGCGCACCAGCCCGATCGAGAAGGGGCCACGCTGCTGGATCGCCGGGACATAGCGCCCGAGCCAGCCTTTCTCGCTGAGGAACAGATTCTCATCGCGGTCGAGCCCGAGCAAGGCGAGCGACTGGCAAACGCCATTGTCGTCGCGCTGGAACAGGATCGGATATTCGCGAGCAACCTCTTCGAATTCGGTCGGGAAGACCGGCAGCTGGTTGACGCTGTCGCCATAGTCCGCGCCGTAGGCGATCGCGACCTTCAGATCCGCATGATCGACATTGTTGATCTGCACCCGGTTCATGCCGATTGACGGTCCTCTCTCACTCGGCCTGTGCCGAGCGGCGGTTATGGCCCAAGGGTGCGGCGGGCTCAACTCGGCTTGGCCGCACTCCCAAAAAGAGAAGGGCCGCTGCGAACAGCGGCCCTTCCGGTTGAGGCTTCGGATCGGATCAGAAGCGGTAGCGTGCACCTGCGAGCAGGCGTGGCTTGTTCTCCTGCGCGAAGAAGGTCTGGTTTTTCGACCGGCCATAGCTGCGGACCGACTGGCTGAGCAGATTGACCGCTTCCAGCGACACCGCGATGTGCGGCGTGATGTCCCAGCTGATATTGGTGTCCAGCGTTCCGAAGGGCCTGAAGAAAACCGGGTTGCGATCGGCAGCACCGCCGCGGCCGGTCTCAGACAGGAACTTGTCGCGCCAATTGTACGTCACCCGCGCCGACAGACCGTTCTTGTCGTAGATCAGCGACGCGTTGGCACTGTCCGACAGGCCGAGCAGCGCGAACTGATCGGCAACCGGCGGCGCCAGCACATCGATCGACACGTTGCCGCGAACCAGCGTGTAGGACGCCGCCACACCGAAGCCGGTGTTGCCGAAGAAGTGCTGGAACGCGAACTCGCCGCCCCAGATCTTGGCCTCGCGGTTGTTGACCGGCTGCGTGATCGAGAAGATTGTTAGCGGGTCGTTCGCGTCAGGCGAAATATCGACCTGGTTCGACAATTGGTCAAAATAGCTGAAGTTGACCGCAGTACCGGTAGAATTGGCTCTGATGTCCGCGTCCGTCTGCGCAACGTTGCCGCCGTTCTGGATGAGACGCGCCGTATAGCTGAACAAATTGACGTCGGTCTGATCGAGGCCGAGCGCCGTCAGGCGGCCTCGGGCGGTGCCCGAACGCGAGCCCGGCGTGGCGGCGGTCGCGTCACGCAACCCGAACAAGTTGCCGGTGGTGATGCCGGAGCCAACGAAGTTGCGCACCCGCTTCTCGAATAAGCCGGCCGAGATATAGCTCGATGGCTTGTAATACCACTCTGCCGACACGTCGAAATTGTCGGAGATGAGCGGTTGCAGGTTTGGATTGCCCGACGATCCATTCGGCTGGCCGCCGTAGGTCGTTGCCCGGCCGCCAGCGCCAGCCGTCTGCGCGACGAACAGGTTGCCATAGCCTGGCCGGGCGATCGTGCGGCTGAAGGAGACGCGGGTGATGACATTGTCGATCGGCTCGATCTGGAAGTCGATCGAGGGCAGGAGATTGTTATACTTGCCCGTGCCCTGGACCGGCGTCAGCGTGGCCGAAACCGTGCGCGTGAAGTCGTTGTCGGACGTCCATATGATCGCCGTCGGAGCGGCGACCAGCGACACCGACTTGACCTTGGTGCGTTCGTACCGCGCGCCAATCACGACGCTGGTTTCGCGATCGGCGAGCTGACCCTTCCAGGTCAGCTGCCCGTATACCGCGCCGATCTTCTCGCGAACGCTATTGTCGTCATTGCCGGTCACGCGGAGACCCCGGTTCGACCCGAGCGTTGGGGCGAGCGCCTGATAGATGGGGGAGAAGACGTTGAACAATTCGACGGCGTTGCCGCGGAATGCGACCAGGCCCGGTCCCGACACGCCCGGATCATATTTGTCGAATTTGCAGACTAGGCAGAAGGTGGTGATGAGGTCGTTCGCTCGGGCCGTGACTTCGCCCGGGGTGCTAATGCCCCAGTCGCCGAGCACTTGCTCCTGCTGGACGCGGGTGCTGCGCATCTTGGAGTCGATGTAGCTGCCGCCGAAATCGAAGCGGCTGCCCTGACCCAGATCCCAACCGAAATCGACCTGGCCCTGGTTGATGCGCTGGCTTTGGCGTGCGGCATTGGTGCGCGCGACCTGCGTGCCGAGGTCGCCCGCATCGTTCTGCGAGTTACAATTGCCGCTCAATCCCCCCGGAGCCGTGCCGTTGCGATCGAAGCAGTCGTTGAGCGTCCAGTTGGTCTGCGGGAAACCGCTCGTCCAATCCATCTGCTGCGCGAAGACGGTGTTCACGCCCATCGAGAAGAGGGTCGAGCTGGCGCCGTTCGAGGCATCCGGCTTTGACACCGAAGTCGAATGCTGTCCGTCGAGGGCAACGGTGAAGCTGTCGGTCAGGTCCCATTTCGCGTTCAAGCCATATTGCTTGAGGATGTCCTTGGTCGCGCGAAACTGTTGCTCGTAGCCCGAATCTTTCGTGGTCGGCACAGCCTGCTGGATGAAGGAGGCGGTGGCGACCGGGCTGCTGTCGAAAGTGACGCGATCGAACGGGCGATTGAGCCAGTTGGTTTGATCCTGGCGCGCCTCGTTCTGCCGGTTCTGCGCGTACAGGACGTCGGCGGTGATCGTCAGGCTTTCGGTCGGACGGAATTGCGCGACAGCCGAACCGTTGATGCGTTCGCGCTGCGATTCCGAGAAATTGTAACGCGAATCGTTGGGCACGGCGACCAACGTGCCGGTCGGCGGTGCATTGGTGATGACGGTCGACGCGTTCACGAAATTCTCGGTGCGGAACTGATCGATCGTGCGGATATTCCATGCATTTTCGGTCGCACTCGCGGCGGTCGAATTGCGCTTCTGATAGCTGCCGAAGGCCGATATGCCGAACGTGTCGGCGTCGTTCTTCCAGCTTAACAGGCCCGATACTTCCGGCGTGACTTTCTTCAGGCCGTCGACGTCCTTGCTCATGCTCATGTCGTACGACGCCTTGGCGCCGATCGAGCCGCTCAGGCCGCTATCGCGCGCGTCGAGCGGACGGCGAGTGACGACGTTGATCGTGGCGCCGATGCCGCCCGTGGGGATGCGGGCGCGCCCGGTCTTGTAGACCTCCAGCGTGCTCACGCCTTCCGACGCGAGATTGCCGAAGTCGAACGAGCGGCCGGTCGCCGTGGCGAAGTCGACATTCTGGTCGCCGCCGACGCCGACCAGGTTGGTCGCGGGCAGCTGCCGCCCGTTGAGGGTGACGAGATTGAAGCCGCCGCCGAAGCCGCGGACCGTGACTTCCGAACCTTCGCCATTGAC
It includes:
- a CDS encoding SapC family protein — its product is MNRVQINNVDHADLKVAIAYGADYGDSVNQLPVFPTEFEEVAREYPILFQRDDNGVCQSLALLGLDRDENLFLSEKGWLGRYVPAIQQRGPFSIGLVRSEHGDEPADALIHADLDDPRVGSESGHALFLPHGGNAPYLNHIAGVLRVLHQGVELSGPMFAAFEDHGLLRPVTLEVKLAEGRQYDIPDRFTIDEVRLSQLDGAALEKLNSGGFLRAAFAVAWSLANVARLVDLKNQRDRG
- a CDS encoding TonB-dependent receptor, whose amino-acid sequence is MKSFTLSASLARSTSALAVAACLLMPAAGLAQTGGGIDNAGATATNAQPGAAGNVAQQDAAADEIVVTGIRASLNRAIDIKRNSSGVVDAISAEDIGKFPDTNLAESLQRVTGVSINRVNGEGSEVTVRGFGGGFNLVTLNGRQLPATNLVGVGGDQNVDFATATGRSFDFGNLASEGVSTLEVYKTGRARIPTGGIGATINVVTRRPLDARDSGLSGSIGAKASYDMSMSKDVDGLKKVTPEVSGLLSWKNDADTFGISAFGSYQKRNSTAASATENAWNIRTIDQFRTENFVNASTVITNAPPTGTLVAVPNDSRYNFSESQRERINGSAVAQFRPTESLTITADVLYAQNRQNEARQDQTNWLNRPFDRVTFDSSPVATASFIQQAVPTTKDSGYEQQFRATKDILKQYGLNAKWDLTDSFTVALDGQHSTSVSKPDASNGASSTLFSMGVNTVFAQQMDWTSGFPQTNWTLNDCFDRNGTAPGGLSGNCNSQNDAGDLGTQVARTNAARQSQRINQGQVDFGWDLGQGSRFDFGGSYIDSKMRSTRVQQEQVLGDWGISTPGEVTARANDLITTFCLVCKFDKYDPGVSGPGLVAFRGNAVELFNVFSPIYQALAPTLGSNRGLRVTGNDDNSVREKIGAVYGQLTWKGQLADRETSVVIGARYERTKVKSVSLVAAPTAIIWTSDNDFTRTVSATLTPVQGTGKYNNLLPSIDFQIEPIDNVITRVSFSRTIARPGYGNLFVAQTAGAGGRATTYGGQPNGSSGNPNLQPLISDNFDVSAEWYYKPSSYISAGLFEKRVRNFVGSGITTGNLFGLRDATAATPGSRSGTARGRLTALGLDQTDVNLFSYTARLIQNGGNVAQTDADIRANSTGTAVNFSYFDQLSNQVDISPDANDPLTIFSITQPVNNREAKIWGGEFAFQHFFGNTGFGVAASYTLVRGNVSIDVLAPPVADQFALLGLSDSANASLIYDKNGLSARVTYNWRDKFLSETGRGGAADRNPVFFRPFGTLDTNISWDITPHIAVSLEAVNLLSQSVRSYGRSKNQTFFAQENKPRLLAGARYRF